DNA from Bordetella genomosp. 13:
CGAGGCCGAGTCCATCGCCATGAAGATCTCGGCCGCGCGCTTCGAGCGCCAGGCCCAGTGGAAAGACTTCGCCATTCTCTACCGCAGCAATCACCAGGCGCGCGTGCTCGAACAGGGGCTGCGCAACCTGAAGATTCCATACACCATCTCGGGCGGGCAGAGCTTCTTCGACAAGGCCGAGATCCGCGACGTACTGGCCTATCTGCGCCTCATTGCCAACGACGACGACGATCCCGCATTCATCCGCGCCGCCACCACGCCCAAGCGCGGCATCGGCCAAAGCACCTTGCAGACGCTGGGCCAGTATGCGGCACAGCGACAGATTTCAATGCTGGCCGCGGTAGACGACATCGCCCTCGATACGTTGCTGGCGCCGCGCCAGCTCGAGCCTTTGCGCACCTTCGCCGCCTTCATCCGTCGCATCCAGCCGCGCGCCGGCCGCGGCGCCGTCACCGTCGCAGAGGCGCGCAGGCCCGACCCGGCCGGCGCGCTTCTCGAAGAGCTGCTTGGCGCCATCCAGTACGAGCGCTACCTGTACGACACGCTGGATGAGAAGCCCGCGCAGACACGCTGGCAGAACGTGCTGGAACTCACGGGCTGGCTCAAGCGCAAAGCGGAAGAAGACGACATGACGCTGGTCGACCTGGTGCAGCACGTGGCGTTGGTCACCATGCTCGAACGCGGCGAGGACGAAGAACCCGACGCGGTGAAGCTCTCCACCCTGCACGCTTCGAAGGGGCTGGAATATCCGCACGTCTACCTGGCGGGGGTCGAGGAAGGCCTGCTGCCGCATCTGGGCAAGGAAGACGACGACACCGGCGATCCCGAGCGCGTCGCTGAAACCCTGGCCGTGCGCATCCAGGAAGAGCGCCGTCTCATGTACGTCGGCATCACGCGCGCCCAGCGCAGCCTGAATCTCAGCTGGTGCCGCCGACGCCGGCGTGCGCGCGAAGACCGTGTCTGCGAGCCTTCGCGGTTCATCGAAGAAATGGGGCTGGAACAAGCCGTGCCGCAGGAAGACGAAACCACCCGCGCCATGAGCCCGAAAGAGCGGCTTGGCATGCTGAAAGCCCTGCTGAAGAAATCGTAGCGATCCACCGGCCTTGCTCCGTGGGCAGGCAGCGGCCGCTATTGCGCTGACTATTAACATGTTAAATAATTGGCATGTTGTCGGCCCTACCCGCCGGGCAGGCCTTTATTCTTCTGGCCCCTGTTTGTCCATGTCCTTCAGCGAAACTCGATCATTCCACTCCGGTCCGCGCGAGCGCGTCGTCGCGGGAATGAGCGCCGGCTGGTTGCCCCACCCCGAGCTTCACGTCGACGAGGCCGCCGCCAGCGAGGCGCTGGCACGCTTCGGCCTGCGCTACGTGCGTCTTTTCCCGTGCGAGGGCATGGGAGACGGCTGCGGCATGGTGGTGGAAGCCGGCCCCACGACGTCGTTGCAGACCCTGTACGAGGCGGAGCTCAGCCTGTCGTCCTGTCTAGGCGTCGATGTGCAGTTGACGACGACCGGGGTGAACGGCGTCAATCCTCTGGCAGCCCCGTATCCGCCCCTGATTCCCGGCATGTGCCTGATGCACCCGCGCGACGAGATGCAGGAGCCGGCCCGCAGAATCTTCGCGGCCATCGAACGCATCCAGCGCTATGTGGCCCAGACCGACGCCGAGGCGTTCCTGGCCGATTCGCTGGTGCAGGACGCCGTACTGCAGAACCTGCGCGCGCTGGGCATGGCCATTCTCGACATCACCGACATCCCCGGCGTGCACGAGGCGTTTCCCGAGGTGGAACCCTGGTTCCACATCCTCGTGCAG
Protein-coding regions in this window:
- a CDS encoding UvrD-helicase domain-containing protein, coding for MSFPQSSVPAGLNPAQREAVLYLDGPCLVLAGAGSGKTRVITQKIAYLLRDCGYMGRNVVALTFTNKAAREMAERVKTLVDPKLAKGLTISTFHALGVRFLREEATNAGLKPNFSILDADDAMGIIQDLMATTDKGRLREVQSIISLWKNALLDPEAASRVAGTPSEVEAVTVYRSYAATLAAYQAVDFDDLIRIPAEMLASNGQVRQRWQNRVRYLLVDEYQDTNVCQYRLVQLLTGDRAMFTAVGDDDQAIYAWRGATIENLAKLTTDYPNLKLIKLEQNYRSVQRILAAANSVIERNPKLFEKKLWSDLGWGEPIVISPMDGDEHEAESIAMKISAARFERQAQWKDFAILYRSNHQARVLEQGLRNLKIPYTISGGQSFFDKAEIRDVLAYLRLIANDDDDPAFIRAATTPKRGIGQSTLQTLGQYAAQRQISMLAAVDDIALDTLLAPRQLEPLRTFAAFIRRIQPRAGRGAVTVAEARRPDPAGALLEELLGAIQYERYLYDTLDEKPAQTRWQNVLELTGWLKRKAEEDDMTLVDLVQHVALVTMLERGEDEEPDAVKLSTLHASKGLEYPHVYLAGVEEGLLPHLGKEDDDTGDPERVAETLAVRIQEERRLMYVGITRAQRSLNLSWCRRRRRAREDRVCEPSRFIEEMGLEQAVPQEDETTRAMSPKERLGMLKALLKKS
- a CDS encoding HepT-like ribonuclease domain-containing protein, whose product is MSFSETRSFHSGPRERVVAGMSAGWLPHPELHVDEAAASEALARFGLRYVRLFPCEGMGDGCGMVVEAGPTTSLQTLYEAELSLSSCLGVDVQLTTTGVNGVNPLAAPYPPLIPGMCLMHPRDEMQEPARRIFAAIERIQRYVAQTDAEAFLADSLVQDAVLQNLRALGMAILDITDIPGVHEAFPEVEPWFHILVQAVAPDSIDWHVLWNTIHQDLPRIGLEVETLLRALADEAVPAGA